Genomic window (Vibrio coralliirubri):
AAGGTGGTCTTATCGCGACTGGCCTTTTCTAGCGACTCTTGATGCTCTTTACGCTCAGTAATATCTCGGCCAAAACCAACTAAGCCCAGGTGACGGCCATCTTTACTGTAGAAAGGGACTTTACGCAGTTCGAAGTAACTCTTACGTCCGTCAGGGTATTCAAGCCATTGGTCATAAGTTAGCGCTTGATTGTCAGCAAAGACTTTCTTATCGGTTTCAACAACTTGCTGAGCGACCTCTTTGCTGTAAACATCCCAAGGAGTTAAACCAACTAGCTCTTTTTCTGTTTTACCAGTGAGCTCTTCAACCGCACGGTTACAACCAGAGAACACACCATCTTCATTACGGTAGTAAATAAGGTCAGGCGAGGCATCGATAAACGAGCGCAACAATGCAGTACGTTCTGCGAGTTCAAGCTGAGTTCGCTCGCGCTGGAACACCTCATTTTCGAGATCTTGCATTGCTTCTGCGCGCGCTTCTTCCGCTTTTTCACGCTCTTCAATTTCTTGATTAAGCTTCTCGATATTGAGCTGCATTTTATTGTTGAGTTCTTGGTCTCGCTCACGCATGTCGCCAAGCTTAGAGACCAGTTTCGCTAACCTTTGACGAGACTCTTCCAGCTGATCAACGACTACAGATAGGAAATAAACCGCCCAAGGCGTGATCACTAAACCGAAGAAAACTGAACGGACAATGTCGATGTCATCAACATTGCCTTTGAGTGCGAGGGTGATACCGACTTGCACAACAACAGCGAGGGCAACAAGCGCTAGGGCGAGTAAGATAGAAAAGCGGACAATCCCCAGTTTTACGAGTAGATCCACGTAATACTGGGCAAGATTTTTCATGGGTTTCATTTAGCGCTCCATGCGATAAGACTAGCAACATTCTACCCTGTTTGAAGATAGGAGGTAAGCTAGCTACATCACACGCAGCAAGTGTTCAGCGGTAATTTCGAAGGTTAATTAACCAATACAAATACTAACTAAGCAAAAATAGCCGGGGATAATCAAATTGCCAATTTTATAGCGTTAGCGAATTGAGTATGGATGCACCATTGAACGGTTGCGACCGTCTGATTTCGCTTGATACAGCGCACTGTCAGCCAAGGCAACAGCCGATTCCATTTCATCATCAGGTGTAGGAATGTAAGAGATAATACCAATACTCACCGTGATGAATTCAGAGACCGTCGACTTCTCATGATCCAACTCCAATTTAAGAACTTCGTCATGAATACGCTGTGCCACCAGCTGAGCACCTTCAGTTGTCGTGTTTGGCAGAATAAAGCCGAACTCTTCACCACCATAACGAGCCACACAATCAGATGAACGATTCAACACCTGCTTAAATGCCTGAGAAACCTGAATCAAAGCATCATCGCCTTGTTGGTGTCCGTAAAAGTCGTTGTAGCCTTTAAAGAAGTCGATATCACACAACATGATCGTCAATGGCAACTTCTCACGCACATGATAATGCCACAATGTAGAGAGCTGTTCGTCGAAACGGCGTCGGTTAAACACTTGAGTCAGGCTATCCATAAAGCTGAGACGTTCAAGCTCAAGGTTGGCTTCTTCAAGTTTCTGCTCTGCAAGATAACGCTCGGTGATATCACGCGCCATGATCAACACACCATTAGTACTGGATGCAGGATCCCTAAACGGTGATTTCACGACATCGTACCAAGTGTATTCGCCATCACTAGAGACGACCTTATCGATATAGCGTAACGATTTACCGTGATGAAGCACTTGATGGTCGGTGTCTGAGATACGCATATACATACTATTTGGCACGACATCTTGTAGGCGCTTACCCACTAGGTCACTGACCTCAGAGATACCAAGCGCCGCCACAAACGGCTTATTACACGCTTGATAAACCATGTTTTCGTTGAAGATACCAATCGAGTCAGGGCTCGCTTCCAAGATGTTTTGCAAGATGGTGTCACGCTGCGCAAGTGCCACTTCGGTATCTTTACGCTTCTCCATTTCGCCACGCAGTTTCTGCTGCATGTCATGCCAATCGGTCACATCATGACTAATAGAGAGCGTGCCGATGGTTTCTCCATCTTGGGAAAGCAGCACACTTTGATAGGTTTCAAGCAAACACCCTTTGCCGTCCTGATCGGTTGTCCACGAACGCTCACTAACACGGCCTTTCAATGCGCCACCAGAAACACTCAAGGTGCCCTCTTCTGGGCGACCGTGCCAAAACTTTTTAAACGAACGATTGCTCGCGACCAACTCACCCTTTTGATCTTTCACGTAGATCAGCTCAGACAAAGAATCCAACGCGGTACGAGCAACATTCAGTTCTCGAACTTCTTGGGACAGTTCTTCGTTAGTGTTCTTATAAGGTGAGGCGTGAATCATCCAAGCCTGCTTATTTCTAAAATGGATCTTACGACCGACCAAGTTGATCTTGAACGACTCAAATTCAGAAAGCGCCCACAGGGAGACCTGCTCGAAGGCTCGAGAGTTAATGTGATTGGTTAAGTAGTGACGAAAGCTGTTCTCACTTTCCACAGTAGGAAAGCGAAAATTAACACCGATTTGGCGGATACCAAGCAACTGCATGGCTTGGCGATTGGCATAGAGTATTTCGCCACTTCGAACATCAACAAAGTAGAGGGGCGACGGGGTAGCAAGTAGAAGCGTTTCGATATGCGATTGATAACGAGAATAGAGATGCCAGCAGATGAGAGCAATCAGCAATACAACAACGATATAAATACCGTAACCATACGCCCTGTCCCACAACCAAGTCATTACCAGTTCCATTTACTCTCAATCTATACCATAAAATCTGTGAGGGAAATGTTACCACTATTTGTTGGTTTTATCTGCTGTTACCTACATTCACCCATTTCTATTAATTGGCTGCGTTTAAAACAGGCAACGTGTACTCGAATGCAGAGCCAGTTTTGATGCCTTGAGCACCGGTTTTATCGAGCGAACGGCCTATTTCAGTCATCGCTAACCAGCGGTTCTCACACCATAAAGGAGAGAGTAACGTTGGGCGTCTCGCCGCTGAAGAAACACGGTGATAAACCACGTCCGCAGGCGTGCGTTGAATGATCTCACTCGCGATATCAATGTACTCTTCAAGGCTTGGTGCTTCTAGCTTTCCTGCCTTCCACGCCTTGGCCATGGTACTGCCCTCTACTATATGCAGGCCGTGAAGTTTAATGCCATCGGTGCCAACCGCTAATACCTTGTCTAAGGTTTCAAGGTTATCCGCTTTGGTTTCTTTTGGTAGGCCAACAATCAGATGAGTACACACCTTGATACCTAAAGCGCGTGCGCGTTGGGTGATCGTTTCATACACTGCAAAATCGTGGCCGCGGTTAATTCGCTTGAGGGTTTTATCATTAGCGGTTTGCAGGCCAAGCTCGAGCCAAATCTCATAGCCTTGTTTAACGTAGTCCGCTAACAGATCCAACACCGCATCAGGCACACAGTCTGGTCGCGTGCCAACACAAAGACCGACGATCTCTGCACCGGGTGCTTTTAGCGCCTCTTCATACATATTCTTGAGCACTTGCACCTCTGCATAAGTGCTGGTGTACGCCTGAAAGTAAGCCAGATACTTCTTGGCACGAGCAATCTCACCCGCACGATCTTTTAGCTGGTCAGCAATACTTTGAATTTGAGTTTGTTCATCGGCAAAGGAAGCCACGTTACAAAACGTGCAACCTCCACGGCCAATTGTCCCGTCTCGGTTTGGGCAGCTGAAACCACCATGAAGCGTCAGCTTGTGAACCTTCTCGCCATAACGGCGTTGAAGGTCTTGGCCGATAGTATTGACCAACTCGTGTAATTGCATATTTTCAAAGCACTCAAGTAAATAAGAATGAATATCAGTCTTTTTTTGAAAAAAAATTACATCCCTGCAAAATTCGACCAATTAGTTTACTCAAGGCTTTTTGCGAGCAACCTAACAAATATCAATAAACATGCAAAAAATCGGCTCTATTTGCCTAATGTTGCACATTTGTTAGGCATTAAATTCAAAATAAAACGAAAAAAATGGTCTACATGGGTCAACTTTCATTGCAATTCGCCTAGACAAAATTGTAGGATACTTACACATATTGGCTATTTTTGAGTATTTACTTACAACGAAAACTTGCTAATAAGTCGGTGATATCTAACTCCCACCTATATAAACCACTAGTTTGTGGTTAAAAATAAACAGGTATCACTAAGGATTGTTTTTCTCGCAATACTTTTCCTGCGAGATACGGAAAGGATTCAAACCGCCAGCATAGGCAGGTTTAGACCCATAAATATAAAAGGACAAGGCTGACTTTATACAAATAAGTTGCGCCTAGATTTAACTGGAAGGATGTATCTATGGTAGATCAAGAGCAGAACTCACAGGGTCTGTATACTCCTGAATTGGAGCATGACGCTTGTGGTATCGGTTTTGTTGCGCATCTAAAGAATCGCAAATCTCATGATGTAGTAACTCAAGCACTCGATATGCTTGCACGTATGGAACACCGTGGCGGCCAAGGCTGCGATCCGTGTTCTGGTGATGGTGCAGGTATCCTGCTACAGAAGCCGCACGAATTCTTACTAGAAGAAGCCGTAAAGCTTGGAATTAAGCTGCCATCTTTTGAAAAATATGGTGTTGGTGTTGTACTTTTCCCTAAAGATGAACACAAACGTGCACAGTGTCGTGACATTCTAGAACGCAATGCACAACGCCTTGAGTTAGAAGTAATCGGTTACCGTGAGCTTCCAACTGACAATTCAATGATTGGTGCTGACCCACTAAGCACTGAACCTCAATTTGAACACGTATTTATTTCTGGCGGCCCTGGTATCACACCAGAAGAGCTTGAGCGTAAACTGTATGTTCTACGTAACTACACGGTTCGTGTATGCCTAGAAAGCGTTTCAAATATCGGTGATGACTTCTACATCAACTCTATGTCTTACAAGACATTGGTGTACAAAGGTCAGCTAACAACTGAACAAGTTCCTCAGTACTTCCTAGACCTGCAAAACCCAACCATGGTGACAGCTCTAGCACTGGTACACTCTCGCTTCTCTACCAATACATTCCCACGTTGGCGTCTAGCTCAGCCTTTCCGTTACATCGCGCATAATGGCGAAATCAATACGGTTCGCGGCAACCTGAACTGGATGAAAGCACGTGAAGCAATCCTAGAATCGGATCTGTTTACACAAGCTGAAATCGACATGCTACTGCCTATCTGTCAGGAAGGTAGTTCGGATTCATCAAACTTCGATATGGCGCTTGAGCTACTTGTTCTTTCAGGTCGTACTCTGCCACATGCGTTGATGATGATGATCCCGGAAGCATGGCAAGAAAACAAAAACATGGATCCAACTCGTCGTGCGTTCTACCAGTACCACGCGAACGTTATGGAACCATGGGATGGCCCAGCATCAGTATGTTTCACCGATGGTGTTCAAGTAGGTGCAACACTTGACCGTAACGGTCTGCGTCCTTCTCGCTACACAGTAACTAAAGACGACTTCCTAGTAATGGCGTCTGAGTCTGGCGTGGTTGAAATTGCACCTGAAAACGTTGAGTACCGTGGTCGTCTACAACCAGGTCGTATCTTTGTTGCTGACCTTGAGCAAGGCCGCATCATTTCTGATGAAGAAGTGAAAGACAGCATTGCTAAAGCACAACCTTACGAAAAGTGGGTTGAAGAGAACCTTCTGAGCTTGAAAAAGCTACCAGATGCGAGCAACGAATTTAGCCAACCTTCTCCAGAGAAACTCCTACACAAACAACAATCGTTTGGCGTGAGCTCTGAAGAAGTAAACGAAATCATTCTACCTCTTGCGAAAACAGGCTACGAGCCACTTTCTGCAATGGGTGCTGACTGGCCGCTAGCGATTCTTTCTCACCAATCGCAGCACCTTTCAAACTACTTCAAACAGTTGTTTGCACAAGTAACTAACCCGCCGATCGACCCGATTCGTGAGCGTATGGTTATGTCTCTGAACACTTACCTAGGTAAAGACCAGAACTTACTTGCTGAAACACCTGAGCACTGTCAAAAAGTAGAACTTGAGTCTCCAGTACTGTCTAACTCTGAGTTAGAAAAACTGCGTGCAATCGATAACGAGCACCTTCAGGCGAAGACGCTGGATATCGTATTCCAAGCAAATGGCGACCAAGGTAAGTTAGAGCGCGCACTTAAGCGTATCTGCCAATACGCAGAAGACGCAGTGATTGATGGCTACTCTATCATCCTACTGACAGACCGTGCGGTTAACTCTAACCACGCTGCTATTCCAGCAATGCTGGCGGTTGGCGCGGTTCACCACCACCTAATCCGTAAAGGGCTACGTGCTAAGTGTGACATCGTGGTTGAAACGGGCGACGCTCGTGAGACACACCACTTTGCAACGCTTATCGGTTACGGTGCGAACGCAGTTAACCCATACCTAGTTATTGAAACGATTGTTGAACTGCAACGTACGAAGAAGCTAGATCCAAACGTACACCCACGTGAGTTATTCGATAACTACCGTAAAGGTGTTAACGGAGGTCTACTTAAAATCTTCTCTAAGATGGGGATCTCTACGCTGCAGTCTTACCACGGTGCACAAATCTTTGAAGCACTTGGTGTTAGCAAATCAGTGGTTGAAAAATACTTCACAGGTACTGTTTCTCGTATCCAAGGTCTAACGATCGACGATATCGCGCGAGAAGTACTGGTTCGTCACCGTGTTGGTTACCCTGCACGTGAAATCCCAGCTCAGATCCTTGATGTTGGTGGTGTTTACCAGTGGAAACAACGTGGCGAGAAGCACCTATTCAACCCTGAAACGATTTCTCTACTTCAAGAATCGACGCGTAACAAAGATTACGGTCAGTTCAAGAAGTACGCAAAAGCAGTTGATGACCAAGGCGACAACGCAGCAACGCTACGTAGCCAACTGGACTTCATCAAGAACCCTGCAGGCTCTATTCCTCTAGCAGAAGTAGAACCAATCGAGAACATCCTTAAGCGTTTCGCAACCGGCGCAATGAGCTTTGGTTCAATCTCGCATGAGGCTCACTCAACACTGGCTGTTGCGATGAACCGCATTGGCGCGAAATCAAACTCAGGTGAAGGTGGTGAAGATCCAGCACGTTTCGAACGTAAAGAAAACGGCGACTGGGAACGTTCAGCAATCAAACAGGTGGCTTCTGGTCGCTTTGGTGTAACGTCTTACTACCTATCTAACGCTGATGAGCTGCAAATTAAAATGGCTCAAGGTGCGAAGCCGGGCGAAGGTGGTCAACTACCAGGTGATAAGGTTGATGACTGGATCGGCGCAACGCGTCACTCGACTCCGGGCGTAGGTCTTATCTCTCCACCGCCACACCACGATATCTACTCAATCGAAGATTTGGCTCAGCTGATCTACGATCTGAAAAACGCGAACCGTAACGGCCGTGTCAACGTGAAGCTAGTATCAGAAGCTGGCGTAGGTACGATTGCATCGGGTGTAGCGAAAGCAAAAGCTGACGTGGTACTTATCGCAGGTTTTGATGGTGGTACGGGTGCATCTCCGATGTCTTCTATCCGTCACACAGGTCTGCCTTGGGAGCTGGGTCTAGCGGAAACGCACCAAACACTACTGAAAAACGGCCTACGTAACCGTATCGTTGTTCAGTCTGATGGTCAGATGAAAACACCACGTGACCTTGCAGTAGCAACGTTACTTGGCGCTGAAGAATGGGGCGTAGCAACAGCAGCTCTAGTGGTTGAAGGCTGTATCATGATGCGTAAGTGTCACAAGAATACATGTCCTGTTGGTATCGCTACACAGAACAAGACTCTGCGTGAACGTTTCGACGGCCGCGTAGAAGACGTAGTCACTTTCTTCCAATACATGGCTGAAGGTCTGCGTGAAGTAATGGCTGAACTTGGCTTCCGCTCTATCGATGAGATGGTGGGTCAATCG
Coding sequences:
- a CDS encoding sensor domain-containing diguanylate cyclase; the protein is MELVMTWLWDRAYGYGIYIVVVLLIALICWHLYSRYQSHIETLLLATPSPLYFVDVRSGEILYANRQAMQLLGIRQIGVNFRFPTVESENSFRHYLTNHINSRAFEQVSLWALSEFESFKINLVGRKIHFRNKQAWMIHASPYKNTNEELSQEVRELNVARTALDSLSELIYVKDQKGELVASNRSFKKFWHGRPEEGTLSVSGGALKGRVSERSWTTDQDGKGCLLETYQSVLLSQDGETIGTLSISHDVTDWHDMQQKLRGEMEKRKDTEVALAQRDTILQNILEASPDSIGIFNENMVYQACNKPFVAALGISEVSDLVGKRLQDVVPNSMYMRISDTDHQVLHHGKSLRYIDKVVSSDGEYTWYDVVKSPFRDPASSTNGVLIMARDITERYLAEQKLEEANLELERLSFMDSLTQVFNRRRFDEQLSTLWHYHVREKLPLTIMLCDIDFFKGYNDFYGHQQGDDALIQVSQAFKQVLNRSSDCVARYGGEEFGFILPNTTTEGAQLVAQRIHDEVLKLELDHEKSTVSEFITVSIGIISYIPTPDDEMESAVALADSALYQAKSDGRNRSMVHPYSIR
- a CDS encoding TIGR01212 family radical SAM protein (This family includes YhcC from E. coli K-12, an uncharacterized radical SAM protein.); the protein is MQLHELVNTIGQDLQRRYGEKVHKLTLHGGFSCPNRDGTIGRGGCTFCNVASFADEQTQIQSIADQLKDRAGEIARAKKYLAYFQAYTSTYAEVQVLKNMYEEALKAPGAEIVGLCVGTRPDCVPDAVLDLLADYVKQGYEIWLELGLQTANDKTLKRINRGHDFAVYETITQRARALGIKVCTHLIVGLPKETKADNLETLDKVLAVGTDGIKLHGLHIVEGSTMAKAWKAGKLEAPSLEEYIDIASEIIQRTPADVVYHRVSSAARRPTLLSPLWCENRWLAMTEIGRSLDKTGAQGIKTGSAFEYTLPVLNAAN
- the gltB gene encoding glutamate synthase large subunit, whose product is MVDQEQNSQGLYTPELEHDACGIGFVAHLKNRKSHDVVTQALDMLARMEHRGGQGCDPCSGDGAGILLQKPHEFLLEEAVKLGIKLPSFEKYGVGVVLFPKDEHKRAQCRDILERNAQRLELEVIGYRELPTDNSMIGADPLSTEPQFEHVFISGGPGITPEELERKLYVLRNYTVRVCLESVSNIGDDFYINSMSYKTLVYKGQLTTEQVPQYFLDLQNPTMVTALALVHSRFSTNTFPRWRLAQPFRYIAHNGEINTVRGNLNWMKAREAILESDLFTQAEIDMLLPICQEGSSDSSNFDMALELLVLSGRTLPHALMMMIPEAWQENKNMDPTRRAFYQYHANVMEPWDGPASVCFTDGVQVGATLDRNGLRPSRYTVTKDDFLVMASESGVVEIAPENVEYRGRLQPGRIFVADLEQGRIISDEEVKDSIAKAQPYEKWVEENLLSLKKLPDASNEFSQPSPEKLLHKQQSFGVSSEEVNEIILPLAKTGYEPLSAMGADWPLAILSHQSQHLSNYFKQLFAQVTNPPIDPIRERMVMSLNTYLGKDQNLLAETPEHCQKVELESPVLSNSELEKLRAIDNEHLQAKTLDIVFQANGDQGKLERALKRICQYAEDAVIDGYSIILLTDRAVNSNHAAIPAMLAVGAVHHHLIRKGLRAKCDIVVETGDARETHHFATLIGYGANAVNPYLVIETIVELQRTKKLDPNVHPRELFDNYRKGVNGGLLKIFSKMGISTLQSYHGAQIFEALGVSKSVVEKYFTGTVSRIQGLTIDDIAREVLVRHRVGYPAREIPAQILDVGGVYQWKQRGEKHLFNPETISLLQESTRNKDYGQFKKYAKAVDDQGDNAATLRSQLDFIKNPAGSIPLAEVEPIENILKRFATGAMSFGSISHEAHSTLAVAMNRIGAKSNSGEGGEDPARFERKENGDWERSAIKQVASGRFGVTSYYLSNADELQIKMAQGAKPGEGGQLPGDKVDDWIGATRHSTPGVGLISPPPHHDIYSIEDLAQLIYDLKNANRNGRVNVKLVSEAGVGTIASGVAKAKADVVLIAGFDGGTGASPMSSIRHTGLPWELGLAETHQTLLKNGLRNRIVVQSDGQMKTPRDLAVATLLGAEEWGVATAALVVEGCIMMRKCHKNTCPVGIATQNKTLRERFDGRVEDVVTFFQYMAEGLREVMAELGFRSIDEMVGQSHKLKVRDDIGHWKYKNLDLTPVLHIEQAREEDGIYNQTQQNHNLEDVLDRKLIQAAIPALEKGEAVNASFPIINTDRSAGTMLSNEISKVYKDQGLPQPMNVKFHGSAGQSFGAFLAKGVKFEVEGDANDYWGKGLSGGTLVLYPDAKSTIVAEDNIVVGNVCFYGATSGESFIRGMAGERFCVRNSGAKVVVEGVGDHGCEYMTGGAAIILGSTGRNFAAGMSGGVAYVWDKAGDFETRLNSELVDLDPIEQEDKDLLLDMLTKHVEFTGSEVAQSFLDNFEASVASLVKVMPRDYKAVLQKRKAEAQQAQTEEVEAV